One Verrucomicrobiaceae bacterium genomic window carries:
- a CDS encoding zinc-dependent metalloprotease, translating to MLLRPIFACITLSLSLQGAPEVKPQPKPAPTPAKPEPAKPTPKPLPAPEPKPEPKPDPKPDPKPEPKPEPKPEPKPEPKPEPKPEPKQESKPATQPQAAAPAPASTAAAASGDNKPKRKSISDFTKGFSRVDGLFRCYMDTERGSAWMVVTKEQLGREFIYFTHSADGPVEAGHFRGRYGDNYVFVMRRAFDRIEFIQQNTALYFDPQNAVSRAKRANISNAILANEMIAAEDSDAYLVSASSLFLRESLSAIKGSSSGGDRAVLGRLNETKSKILRIQGFPKNTAVLAEYVFENPTPAWEADADVTNPRYVSVQVQHTLLAMPEDDGFKPRFDDPRIGFFMTQVTDMTSTDVAPWRDIIHRWRLVKQKPGTALSEPVTPITFWIENTTPIEFRDTIRAAVLKWNEAFETAGFKDAIVVKQMPDDAKWSADDIEHNVLRWTSSVKPPFGGYGPSFTNPRTGEILGADVMLEYSFISKRILSKKLFDDVGMGSSTTQQDEAPSALTAAMRADPHTCQACGCARQGLLLGSTMLRMQKSDRLEMNRLLKEGLYYLALHEVGHTLGLNHNFRASQLHSPTDIHNLQLTEKVGLTGSVMDYPPVNFAPKGIKQGNYYTTKPGPYDHWAIQYGYSESLEDPIEEQKRLEAIAAQSHKHELGFANDADDMRMPGKAIDPRAMLYDMSNDVITWGEQRCDLVRGEIQNILKDTATPGKSWQEVGAAYSIMLKELDSTLAAMSRYVGGVYVERALQGQAAGTTPYTPVEAERQRRALAALAKHAFAPEALTAPAALYAHLQQQRRGFGHMEDGEDPKALSLIFRTQRSLLDHLLHPNTLQRIQDSSLYGNQVSLDEVLTTLTKAIFTGDDPAKPISLARQNIQLDYLNRLLTIAHSGIYFHATQSSALLQIETIRGMNFPSTPAHQLAIKYRIRRALDETK from the coding sequence ATGCTCCTCCGCCCTATCTTCGCCTGCATCACCCTCTCCCTGAGCCTTCAGGGAGCCCCCGAGGTCAAGCCGCAGCCAAAACCGGCTCCCACCCCCGCGAAGCCCGAACCCGCCAAGCCGACTCCGAAGCCCCTTCCCGCCCCAGAGCCGAAACCGGAGCCCAAACCCGACCCAAAGCCCGATCCAAAGCCCGAACCCAAACCGGAACCGAAACCCGAGCCCAAGCCCGAGCCCAAGCCCGAACCGAAGCCGGAGCCCAAACAGGAGTCCAAACCGGCGACACAGCCCCAAGCAGCCGCCCCTGCCCCAGCGAGCACCGCCGCCGCCGCCAGTGGTGATAACAAACCGAAGCGCAAAAGCATCAGCGATTTCACAAAGGGTTTCTCCCGTGTGGATGGCCTTTTCCGCTGCTACATGGATACGGAGCGCGGCAGCGCCTGGATGGTCGTGACGAAGGAGCAACTGGGGCGCGAATTCATCTACTTCACGCACAGTGCAGACGGCCCCGTCGAGGCAGGCCACTTCCGGGGGCGCTACGGGGATAATTACGTCTTTGTCATGCGCCGTGCCTTTGATCGCATCGAGTTCATCCAGCAAAACACCGCCCTCTATTTTGATCCACAAAACGCCGTTTCCCGTGCCAAGCGGGCGAATATCAGCAACGCCATCCTCGCCAATGAAATGATCGCCGCAGAGGACTCGGACGCCTATCTGGTCTCCGCCAGCAGCCTCTTCCTGCGTGAGAGCCTTTCGGCCATCAAAGGCAGCAGCTCCGGCGGCGACCGGGCCGTGCTAGGCCGCTTGAATGAGACCAAATCGAAGATCCTCCGCATCCAGGGCTTCCCGAAAAACACCGCCGTGCTGGCGGAGTACGTCTTTGAAAACCCCACGCCTGCCTGGGAGGCCGATGCCGATGTGACCAATCCGCGCTACGTCTCCGTCCAGGTGCAGCACACCCTGCTCGCCATGCCCGAGGATGATGGATTCAAGCCCCGCTTTGATGATCCGCGCATCGGCTTCTTCATGACACAGGTCACCGACATGACCAGCACCGATGTGGCCCCCTGGCGTGACATCATCCACCGCTGGCGCCTGGTGAAGCAGAAGCCCGGCACCGCGCTGAGTGAGCCCGTCACGCCCATCACCTTCTGGATCGAGAACACCACCCCCATCGAGTTCCGCGACACCATCCGCGCCGCCGTGCTGAAGTGGAATGAAGCCTTCGAAACCGCCGGATTCAAAGACGCCATCGTCGTCAAACAAATGCCCGATGATGCCAAGTGGTCCGCAGACGACATCGAGCACAATGTGCTGCGCTGGACCAGCAGCGTAAAGCCCCCCTTCGGCGGCTATGGCCCCAGCTTCACCAATCCCCGCACCGGCGAGATCCTCGGCGCCGATGTGATGCTCGAATACAGCTTCATCTCCAAACGCATCCTCAGTAAGAAGCTCTTCGACGACGTCGGCATGGGCAGCAGCACCACCCAGCAGGATGAGGCCCCATCCGCCCTCACCGCCGCCATGCGTGCGGATCCACATACATGCCAGGCCTGCGGCTGTGCACGGCAGGGCCTACTCCTCGGCAGCACCATGCTCCGCATGCAGAAAAGTGACCGCCTGGAGATGAATCGCCTGCTCAAAGAAGGCCTCTACTACCTCGCCCTCCATGAAGTCGGCCACACACTCGGCCTGAACCACAACTTCCGCGCCAGCCAGCTCCACAGCCCCACCGACATCCATAACCTCCAGCTCACCGAGAAAGTCGGCCTCACAGGCTCCGTCATGGATTACCCGCCGGTCAATTTCGCCCCGAAAGGCATCAAGCAGGGCAACTACTACACCACCAAGCCCGGCCCCTACGACCACTGGGCCATCCAGTACGGCTACAGCGAGTCCTTGGAAGACCCCATCGAAGAACAAAAGCGCCTCGAAGCCATCGCCGCTCAGTCGCACAAACACGAGCTCGGCTTCGCCAACGACGCCGATGACATGCGCATGCCGGGCAAAGCCATCGACCCCCGCGCCATGCTCTATGACATGAGCAACGACGTCATCACCTGGGGCGAGCAGCGCTGCGACCTCGTCCGCGGCGAGATCCAAAACATCCTCAAAGACACGGCCACCCCCGGCAAAAGCTGGCAGGAAGTCGGCGCCGCCTACTCCATCATGCTCAAGGAGCTCGACAGCACCCTCGCCGCCATGTCTCGCTACGTCGGCGGCGTCTATGTCGAGCGTGCCCTCCAGGGCCAGGCCGCAGGCACCACCCCCTACACCCCCGTCGAGGCAGAGCGCCAGCGCCGCGCCCTCGCCGCCCTCGCGAAGCACGCCTTCGCCCCAGAGGCCCTCACCGCACCCGCCGCACTCTACGCCCACCTCCAGCAGCAGCGCCGTGGTTTCGGGCACATGGAGGATGGCGAGGACCCAAAGGCCCTCAGCCTCATCTTCCGCACCCAGCGCAGCCTCCTCGATCACCTCCTCCACCCCAATACCCTCCAGCGCATCCAGGACAGCTCCCTCTACGGCAATCAAGTCAGCCTCGACGAAGTCCTCACCACCCTCACCAAGGCCATCTTCACCGGCGATGATCCCGCGAAGCCCATCAGCCTCGCACGCCAAAACATCCAGCTCGATTACCTCAACCGCCTCCTCACCATCGCCCACAGCGGCATCTACTTCCACGCCACCCAGAGCAGCGCCCTCCTCCAAATCGAGACCATCCGGGGCATGAACTTCCCCTCCACACCCGCCCATCAGCTCGCCATCAAATACCGCATCCGCCGTGCGCTCGATGAGACGAAGTAA
- a CDS encoding HDIG domain-containing protein: protein MFESIRRAKLQREGLSCGKTRRKHQEGDLLDELRTHPGAAVGVFAFFFVGLLFLMHLTPQLGEGVPSPDLLDWLSVAALGTALVVHQRVALRSELEENSVLLLTLCTLLLHLGLGAVVLYYTRDMPAPLRVMTMPHYFAPLVLSVMLGRRIGLMGAIYATLFGTLIFGGLVNPLTYLATSSLLGFLVIVFTHRVRKRNRLFTAGVLAGLVAAVFSLLLHYASSSMESVGLGRMLGTPFVIGVLTGMVVGGLMPTLEQLFGVTTEVSWLELADLNHPLMRRLSIEAPGTYHHSLVVANLAEAAAEKISASATMCRVCAYFHDIGKLSKPEYFVENMDPAANPHEDLTARMSALVIIAHVKDGVDLAIKHNLNSRVIDVIEQHHGTSLAWYFYRQALDQKAEILRLVEQQKAKEDDVPQVSEEVFRYPGPKPQFKESAIISLADAVESASRTLDKPNASRIETMVDEIVHARMLDGQLDECDLTIAELAKVKASFCKSLLSMMHGRIKYQKVTETPTTQITRDEPRGIVGTAPQTTSSGQHSVSIAAVPDEPPTTTTSMQIVEASFAGPDAQASIKKRTSRRKSPQAAA, encoded by the coding sequence ATGTTTGAATCCATCCGCCGGGCCAAATTGCAGCGTGAGGGGCTTTCCTGTGGAAAGACCCGGCGCAAGCACCAGGAGGGGGATCTGCTGGATGAGCTCCGCACGCATCCAGGGGCAGCGGTGGGCGTGTTTGCGTTCTTTTTTGTCGGGTTGCTCTTTCTGATGCACCTCACGCCGCAGCTCGGTGAAGGCGTGCCATCGCCAGATCTGCTCGATTGGCTCAGTGTCGCCGCCCTGGGCACTGCCTTGGTCGTCCACCAGCGTGTGGCGCTGCGCAGTGAGCTGGAGGAGAATTCCGTCCTCCTCCTGACGCTCTGCACCCTTTTGCTGCATCTCGGGCTCGGTGCGGTGGTCCTCTATTATACAAGGGACATGCCCGCACCGCTGCGGGTGATGACCATGCCGCATTATTTCGCCCCGCTGGTGCTCTCGGTCATGCTCGGTCGGCGTATCGGCCTGATGGGGGCCATTTATGCCACCCTGTTTGGCACGCTCATCTTTGGTGGACTGGTCAATCCGCTCACCTATCTGGCTACCTCCTCGCTGCTGGGCTTTCTGGTCATCGTCTTCACCCACCGGGTGCGGAAGCGCAATCGCCTCTTCACCGCTGGGGTGCTGGCCGGGCTCGTCGCGGCGGTTTTTTCCCTGCTGCTGCACTACGCGAGTAGCTCCATGGAGTCCGTAGGCCTGGGGCGCATGCTCGGCACGCCCTTCGTCATCGGGGTGCTCACGGGCATGGTCGTCGGTGGCCTGATGCCGACGCTGGAGCAGCTCTTTGGCGTCACCACGGAGGTCTCCTGGCTGGAGCTGGCCGATCTGAATCACCCGCTCATGCGCCGCCTCTCCATCGAGGCCCCTGGGACCTACCATCACAGCCTCGTCGTCGCCAATCTCGCAGAGGCTGCTGCGGAGAAAATCAGTGCCAGCGCCACCATGTGCCGCGTCTGCGCCTATTTCCATGACATCGGCAAGCTCAGTAAGCCGGAGTACTTTGTCGAGAACATGGACCCCGCTGCCAATCCGCATGAAGACCTCACCGCACGCATGAGTGCCCTGGTCATCATCGCCCATGTGAAAGACGGCGTCGATCTCGCCATCAAGCACAACCTCAACAGCCGCGTCATCGACGTCATCGAGCAGCATCACGGCACCTCCCTAGCGTGGTATTTCTACCGCCAAGCACTCGATCAAAAGGCGGAAATCCTCCGCCTCGTCGAGCAGCAAAAGGCCAAAGAAGACGATGTGCCGCAGGTCAGCGAGGAGGTCTTCCGCTATCCCGGACCGAAGCCGCAGTTCAAAGAATCGGCCATCATCTCGCTCGCCGATGCCGTGGAGAGTGCCTCCCGCACCCTGGACAAGCCCAATGCCTCTCGTATTGAAACCATGGTCGATGAGATCGTCCACGCCCGCATGCTCGATGGCCAGCTCGATGAGTGTGATCTCACCATCGCCGAGCTCGCCAAGGTCAAAGCCAGCTTCTGCAAATCCCTCCTCAGCATGATGCATGGCCGCATCAAGTACCAGAAGGTCACTGAGACACCCACGACGCAGATCACCCGTGATGAGCCCCGCGGCATCGTCGGTACAGCGCCGCAGACCACCTCTTCTGGGCAGCACTCCGTCAGCATCGCCGCCGTGCCTGATGAGCCGCCCACCACCACGACCTCCATGCAGATCGTCGAGGCCTCCTTCGCCGGCCCTGATGCCCAGGCCTCCATCAAAAAACGTACCTCTCGGCGTAAATCACCCCAGGCTGCCGCGTGA
- a CDS encoding ABC transporter permease yields MLRLALKMLFGDTAKYLMLVAGLTVATFLMAQQTAVFCGLMNWTRSTIRNVPAPIWVVEERVEQVNETNPLLDTDVARVRSVSSVAWASPIYSGIQRVKLQNGSFKIIQLIGIDSNTLAGAPAKLLAGNLMQLRQPHSVIIDDMAAFKRLKTDPKTPVKIGDVFEINDQEARVVGIADAANSFTGGPYVWTTYERALQYVPPQRKMLQAVICAPREGISLQKAVEDIRRETGLKAFINEEASYADFREYVQQGKTQNFNVSTVYWYIKNTGIPISFGITVIVGLLVGMAVSCQTFYSFVLENMRHLGALKAMGTSTGTLCLMLITQAFTVGLVGYGIGLLLTSGFAMGALKNEEPPFYLPEFVPFVVLAVILGICMLAALMGIWRVSRLEPAMVFRS; encoded by the coding sequence ATGCTCCGACTCGCTCTCAAAATGCTCTTTGGCGATACAGCGAAGTATCTCATGCTCGTCGCGGGGCTGACGGTGGCGACTTTTTTGATGGCGCAGCAGACGGCGGTGTTCTGTGGGCTGATGAACTGGACCCGCAGCACGATCCGCAATGTGCCTGCACCCATCTGGGTGGTGGAGGAACGGGTCGAGCAGGTGAATGAGACCAATCCGCTGCTCGACACCGATGTCGCCCGTGTGCGTAGCGTGAGCAGCGTGGCCTGGGCCTCTCCGATTTATAGCGGTATCCAGCGTGTGAAGCTGCAAAATGGCAGCTTTAAAATCATCCAACTCATCGGCATCGACTCGAATACCCTGGCCGGAGCCCCGGCGAAGTTGCTGGCGGGGAATCTCATGCAGCTACGGCAGCCGCACTCTGTCATTATTGACGACATGGCGGCCTTTAAGCGGCTAAAGACAGATCCCAAGACGCCCGTGAAAATCGGCGATGTTTTCGAGATCAACGACCAAGAAGCCCGTGTCGTAGGCATCGCCGATGCGGCAAACTCCTTCACCGGTGGCCCCTATGTCTGGACCACCTATGAGCGGGCTCTGCAATACGTCCCCCCGCAGCGAAAAATGCTCCAGGCTGTGATCTGTGCTCCGCGTGAAGGCATCAGCCTCCAGAAAGCCGTGGAGGACATCCGCCGGGAGACGGGGCTAAAGGCCTTCATCAATGAAGAAGCCAGCTACGCCGACTTCCGCGAGTATGTGCAGCAGGGGAAAACACAGAACTTCAATGTCTCTACCGTCTATTGGTACATCAAGAATACGGGCATCCCGATTTCCTTCGGCATCACGGTCATCGTGGGGCTACTGGTCGGGATGGCGGTGAGTTGCCAGACCTTTTACTCCTTTGTGCTGGAGAACATGCGGCACCTCGGGGCACTGAAGGCCATGGGCACATCAACAGGCACTCTTTGCCTGATGCTCATCACGCAGGCCTTCACCGTTGGACTTGTCGGATACGGCATCGGGCTGCTGCTGACGTCTGGTTTCGCGATGGGGGCACTCAAAAACGAGGAGCCACCTTTTTACCTGCCGGAATTCGTTCCATTCGTGGTGTTGGCGGTCATTTTGGGCATCTGCATGCTCGCTGCTCTCATGGGTATCTGGCGTGTGAGCCGGTTAGAGCCCGCGATGGTTTTCCGCAGTTGA
- the rfbA gene encoding glucose-1-phosphate thymidylyltransferase RfbA, with product MKGIILAGGAGSRLYPLTQVASKQLQPVYDKPMVYYPLTVLIASGVREFCLISTPHDLPRFKQLLGDGKAWGLSIEYREQPKPDGIAQAFLIAESFIGKDPVTLMLGDNLFFGGDAFPRAFGEFESGATVFAYHVNDPERYGVVEFGPDGRAISLEEKPAHPRSNYAVPGVYLYDNDVIEIARNTKPSPRGELEITDVNKEYLRRGTLKVSRLSRGTAWLDAGTSTSLHEASAYVQTIEKRQGVKLGCPEEASLHRGFLSIDEFEHLLTTMPKCEYRDYLTEVAADVRKHGLVGA from the coding sequence ATGAAGGGCATCATTCTCGCTGGCGGCGCTGGCTCCCGTCTTTACCCGCTCACGCAGGTCGCTTCCAAGCAACTCCAGCCGGTTTATGACAAGCCGATGGTCTATTACCCGCTCACGGTGCTCATCGCATCCGGCGTGCGCGAGTTCTGCCTCATCTCCACCCCGCACGACCTGCCACGCTTCAAGCAACTGCTCGGCGATGGCAAAGCCTGGGGCCTCAGCATCGAATACCGCGAGCAACCGAAGCCCGACGGCATCGCGCAGGCCTTTTTGATCGCCGAGAGCTTCATCGGCAAAGACCCCGTCACTCTCATGCTTGGGGACAACCTCTTCTTCGGCGGCGATGCCTTCCCGCGTGCCTTTGGCGAGTTTGAAAGCGGTGCCACCGTCTTCGCCTACCACGTCAATGACCCCGAGCGTTACGGCGTCGTCGAATTCGGCCCTGATGGCCGCGCCATCTCCCTCGAAGAAAAACCCGCACACCCGCGCAGCAACTACGCCGTCCCCGGCGTCTATTTGTATGACAACGACGTCATCGAAATCGCCCGCAACACTAAGCCCTCTCCGCGCGGCGAGCTCGAAATCACCGACGTGAACAAAGAATACCTCCGTCGCGGCACGCTCAAAGTCTCACGTCTTAGCCGCGGCACCGCTTGGCTCGACGCCGGCACCAGCACCAGCCTCCACGAAGCCTCCGCCTACGTCCAGACCATCGAAAAACGTCAAGGCGTCAAACTCGGCTGCCCGGAGGAAGCCTCCCTCCATCGCGGCTTCCTCAGCATCGACGAATTCGAGCACCTTCTCACCACCATGCCCAAGTGCGAATACCGCGACTACCTCACCGAAGTCGCCGCCGATGTCCGCAAGCATGGCCTCGTCGGAGCATAA
- a CDS encoding carbamoyltransferase, with protein sequence MIVLGLNAFHGDSSAALVKDGKLIAAAEEERFRRIKHWSGLPTEAMKWCLADAGLKLGDVDHIAINRNPKVNNLRRALYVLQKRPSISLIWKRLANIKRAASFEDNVQAAFPGETLKAQVHRVEHHLAHLASAFLVSDFDQAVCLSIDGFGDFASSTWGMGQGNDIRIDGRVYFPHSLGIFYSVITQFIGFPYFGDEYKVMGLAPYGEPKYLKEMRELVHIQPDGTFKLNLKYYRHHDEDVHYTWDNCIPEVGTLYKKEPMEALFGPQREKGAPLEQKHRDLARSAQAMYEEAFFAMLQSLHAKYKCDDLAFAGGCAMNSVANGKVYLNSPFKRMYLPASAGDAGGAIGAAFVVSRQQNPTKYVMDHAYVGPRSTDDEIKTLLETRTADIQAENCTVRRYDDEGELCKTTATAITEGKVIGWFQGRMEWGPRALGNRSILGDPRRADMKDMLNLKIKRRESFRPFAPSIMREYVTEWFEQDDDVPFMMEVFQVRPEKRAQVPATTHVDGSGRLQTVHKETNPRYHRLIDSYRQITGVPIVLNTSFNENEPVVCKPQEALDCFLRTKMDVLVLNDWIVTR encoded by the coding sequence ATGATCGTACTCGGTCTCAATGCCTTTCACGGCGACTCATCCGCCGCCCTCGTCAAAGATGGCAAACTCATCGCTGCCGCAGAAGAGGAGCGCTTCCGCCGCATCAAGCACTGGTCCGGTCTGCCCACCGAGGCCATGAAATGGTGCCTGGCCGATGCCGGACTCAAGCTGGGCGACGTCGATCACATCGCCATCAACCGCAATCCGAAGGTCAACAACCTCCGCCGTGCCCTCTATGTCCTGCAAAAGCGTCCCAGCATCAGTTTGATCTGGAAACGCCTCGCCAACATCAAACGCGCCGCCTCCTTCGAAGACAACGTCCAAGCGGCATTCCCCGGTGAAACGCTCAAAGCCCAGGTCCATCGCGTAGAGCACCATTTGGCTCATTTGGCCTCCGCCTTCCTCGTTTCCGACTTTGATCAGGCTGTCTGCCTTTCCATCGACGGCTTTGGCGACTTCGCCAGCTCCACCTGGGGCATGGGGCAGGGGAATGACATCCGCATCGACGGTCGCGTCTATTTCCCGCACTCGCTGGGCATCTTTTACAGCGTCATCACCCAGTTCATCGGCTTCCCGTATTTCGGCGATGAATACAAGGTCATGGGCCTCGCCCCCTACGGCGAGCCCAAATACCTCAAAGAGATGCGCGAACTCGTCCACATCCAGCCGGACGGCACCTTCAAGCTCAACTTGAAGTACTACCGTCACCACGATGAGGACGTGCATTACACCTGGGACAACTGCATTCCCGAAGTCGGCACCCTTTACAAAAAAGAGCCCATGGAGGCCCTCTTCGGCCCCCAACGCGAAAAAGGAGCCCCCTTGGAGCAAAAACACCGAGATCTCGCCCGCAGTGCTCAGGCCATGTATGAAGAGGCCTTCTTCGCCATGCTGCAAAGCCTCCACGCGAAGTACAAGTGCGACGACCTCGCCTTCGCCGGTGGCTGCGCCATGAACTCCGTCGCCAACGGCAAGGTGTACCTCAACAGCCCCTTCAAGCGCATGTACCTCCCCGCCTCCGCAGGAGACGCCGGTGGAGCCATCGGAGCCGCATTCGTGGTCAGCAGGCAGCAAAACCCGACGAAATACGTCATGGACCACGCCTACGTCGGTCCACGCTCCACCGACGACGAGATCAAAACGCTGCTCGAAACTCGCACCGCCGACATCCAGGCCGAAAACTGCACCGTGCGCCGCTACGACGACGAAGGCGAGCTTTGCAAAACCACCGCCACTGCCATCACCGAAGGCAAAGTCATCGGTTGGTTCCAAGGTCGCATGGAATGGGGCCCACGAGCCCTCGGCAACCGCAGCATCCTCGGCGATCCCCGCCGTGCCGACATGAAGGACATGCTCAACCTCAAGATCAAGCGCCGCGAGTCCTTCCGCCCCTTTGCCCCGTCCATCATGCGTGAATACGTCACCGAATGGTTCGAGCAAGACGACGACGTGCCCTTCATGATGGAGGTCTTCCAAGTCCGCCCTGAAAAACGCGCTCAAGTCCCCGCCACCACCCACGTCGATGGCTCCGGCCGCCTCCAGACCGTTCACAAGGAGACCAATCCGCGCTACCACCGCCTCATCGACAGCTATCGCCAGATCACCGGCGTCCCCATCGTCCTGAACACCAGCTTCAACGAAAACGAACCCGTCGTCTGCAAACCCCAGGAAGCCCTCGACTGCTTCCTCCGCACCAAAATGGACGTCTTGGTGCTCAATGACTGGATCGTCACCCGCTGA
- a CDS encoding ABC transporter ATP-binding protein: protein MSQAAVTLAAKVQGISKSFGDGESRLRVLKGIDLEVRGGDITMLVGPSGCGKTTLISIIAGTLAADEGSLQVLGEDLRKMSSAQITRFRARNIGFIFQAFNLIPTLTCAENISVPLLIQGQSAWKAEKKAREVLDQVGLADRASHRPAQLSGGQQQRIAIARALVHEPRLIICDEPTAALDAKNGHIVMELFEKVARAQDRAVLIVTHDNRIFHHADRIAAMDDGRIVEVHDIDADHPPPDHLSIHERL from the coding sequence ATGAGCCAAGCCGCCGTCACTCTCGCTGCCAAGGTACAGGGGATCTCGAAGAGCTTCGGGGATGGTGAATCACGCCTGCGGGTGCTCAAAGGCATCGACCTCGAGGTGCGAGGCGGAGACATCACCATGCTGGTCGGCCCCTCTGGCTGCGGCAAGACGACGCTCATCAGCATCATCGCGGGGACGCTCGCTGCGGATGAAGGCAGCCTACAGGTCCTAGGGGAGGATTTGCGGAAAATGAGCAGCGCACAAATCACCCGCTTCCGTGCACGGAATATCGGTTTCATCTTCCAGGCGTTTAATCTGATCCCCACGCTCACCTGTGCGGAGAACATCAGTGTGCCGCTGCTCATCCAGGGGCAATCCGCCTGGAAAGCGGAGAAAAAAGCCCGCGAGGTGCTCGATCAGGTCGGTCTAGCGGATCGTGCGAGCCACCGCCCGGCGCAGCTCTCTGGTGGTCAGCAGCAGCGCATCGCCATCGCCCGTGCACTGGTGCATGAGCCCCGCCTCATCATCTGCGATGAGCCCACGGCGGCCCTCGATGCGAAGAATGGCCACATCGTGATGGAGCTCTTTGAGAAGGTGGCCCGTGCTCAGGACCGCGCGGTGCTCATCGTCACCCATGACAATCGCATCTTTCACCACGCGGACCGCATCGCGGCGATGGATGATGGCCGCATCGTCGAAGTCCACGACATCGACGCCGATCATCCGCCGCCAGACCACCTCAGCATCCACGAGCGGCTCTAA
- the rfbB gene encoding dTDP-glucose 4,6-dehydratase, giving the protein MNLLITGGAGFIGSNLIRLVIDKPEVNKLINLDCLTYAGHLENLDGIHDVHPRYAFEKVDLRDKDEVLRVVREHDITHVMHLAAESHVDRSITGPGDFITTNINGTFNLLEACRSHWLTTENREPGTANRFHHVSTDEVYGTLGDTGFFTETTPYAPNSPYSASKASSDLLVRAYHHTYGLPTVITNCSNNYGPYQFPEKLIPVVIQSIQARKAIPVYGDGMNVRDWLYVGDHAEALWTVLTKGALGETYNIGGHNEKANLHLVQLMCDLIDEFKPELGGNSRSLITFVTDRPGHDRRYAIDASKIDHELGWRPAHTFETGIRETVKWYLENQSWVKAVKG; this is encoded by the coding sequence ATGAATCTCCTCATCACCGGCGGCGCAGGCTTCATCGGCTCCAACCTCATCCGGCTCGTCATCGACAAGCCGGAGGTGAACAAGCTGATCAACCTCGATTGCCTCACCTACGCCGGTCATTTGGAAAACCTGGACGGCATCCACGACGTCCATCCGCGCTACGCCTTCGAAAAAGTCGATCTGCGCGACAAAGACGAAGTCCTCCGCGTTGTCCGCGAGCATGACATCACGCACGTCATGCACCTCGCCGCTGAAAGCCACGTTGATCGCAGCATCACCGGCCCCGGCGACTTCATCACCACCAACATCAACGGCACCTTCAACCTCCTGGAAGCATGTCGCTCCCATTGGCTGACAACGGAGAACCGCGAACCGGGAACCGCGAACCGCTTTCACCACGTCAGCACCGACGAAGTCTATGGCACTCTCGGCGACACCGGTTTCTTCACCGAAACCACGCCCTACGCGCCAAACTCGCCTTACAGCGCCTCCAAAGCCTCCAGCGATCTCCTCGTCCGTGCCTACCACCACACCTACGGCCTGCCGACGGTCATCACCAACTGCTCGAACAACTACGGCCCGTATCAGTTCCCCGAAAAGCTCATCCCCGTCGTCATCCAGAGCATCCAGGCTCGCAAAGCCATCCCCGTGTATGGCGACGGCATGAACGTGCGCGACTGGCTCTACGTCGGCGATCACGCCGAGGCTCTGTGGACCGTTTTGACGAAAGGAGCCCTCGGCGAGACCTACAACATCGGCGGGCACAATGAGAAAGCCAACCTGCACCTCGTGCAGCTCATGTGCGACCTCATCGATGAGTTCAAACCCGAGCTCGGCGGCAATTCGCGCTCATTGATCACCTTCGTCACCGACCGCCCTGGCCATGATCGCCGCTACGCCATCGACGCCAGCAAAATCGACCACGAACTCGGCTGGCGGCCCGCGCACACCTTTGAAACCGGCATCCGCGAAACCGTGAAGTGGTATCTGGAAAACCAAAGCTGGGTCAAAGCAGTCAAAGGCTAA